One part of the Eucalyptus grandis isolate ANBG69807.140 chromosome 10, ASM1654582v1, whole genome shotgun sequence genome encodes these proteins:
- the LOC104422630 gene encoding pollen-specific leucine-rich repeat extensin-like protein 1 encodes MNASQFMDKQIMDLASQGSAPSKDFIDLAADPRDQHRGSCPEEERDHAAGRGGGGGAEEDDGGGDGDGDDGVRREEIVPSYDFQPIRPIAVSGSPALGFDGGSARAWGSLDPMANANAAPVRNYSSLDSFEPAKIIAEKDQHAFDASMVSEIDRTMKKHADSLLHVLEGVSARLTQLESRTRNLENSVDDLKVSVDNNYGTTDGKMRQLENILRDVQGGVQVLKDKQEIMEAQYQLAKLQLSKAEQQQDNQKASHVDSQQPVPSIPQQSLQQTSHANFQQPLPALPTPNAPLPPPPQQSLPPPVQLPNQFPQPQIPPVPQRDPYFPPPAQASEASNQQFHLPPPQQPPPPPPQAGLPHHQYQTVPQPQFSQPPPPPPQHPSMAPVNPPQPPVPHHPEETPYIPSQTYPPSLRQPPAQPPSGPPPPQQFYGATPQMYEPPPSRSSSGFSAPYSQPSGPSEMQYGGAPQYGSGSPMKSQQHSQSGGIGYPQLPTARVLPHALPTASAMSGNSGSSGTGNRVPVDDVVDKVTSMGFPRDQVRGTVRRLTENGQPVDLNIVLDKLMNDSDVQPPRGWFGR; translated from the exons ATGAACGCGTCGCAGTTCATGGACAAGCAGATCATGGATCTCGCGTCGCAGGGGTCGGCGCCGAGCAAGGACTTCATCGATCTCGCCGCTGACCCCCGCGACCAGCACCGCGGCAGTTGCCCCGAGGAGGAGCGGGACCACGCGgccggccgcggcggcggcggcggcgcggaggaggacgacggcggcggcgacggcgacggcgacgatggGGTGAGGAGGGAGGAGATCGTGCCGAGCTACGATTTCCAGCCGATTCGACCCATCGCCGTCTCCGGCTCGCCGGCGCTCGGCTTTGACGGTGGATCCGCCAGGGCGTGGGGGTCCCTCGATCCCATGGCCAACGCGAACGCCGCGCCTGTCCGG aaCTATAGTTCACTGGATTCCTTTGAACCTGCAAAAATCATTGCTGAGAAGGATCAGCATGCCTTTGATGCATCAATGGTGTCTGAGATAGATCGAACAATGAAGAAGCATGCTGATAGCTTGCTGCATGTATTGGAAGGTGTTAGTGCACGGTTGACTCAGCTGGAGAGCAGAACTCGCAACCTCGAGAATTCTGTTGATGACTTGAAGGTGTCAGTAGATAACAATTATGGGACTACAGATGGGAAGATGAGACAGCTGGAGAATATTCTCAGAGAT GTGCAAGGAGGGGTGCAGGTTTTAAAAGACAAACAAGAAATTATGGAGGCTCAGTATCAGCTCGCAAAACTGCAATTATCTAAGGCAGAGCAGCAGCAGGATAATCAGAAGGCTTCACATGTGGATTCCCAACAGCCAGTGCCATCCATTCCTCAGCAATCTCTTCAGCAGACTTCTCATGCTAATTTTCAACAACCTTTGCCTGCTCTGCCCACCCCTAATGCTCCTCTACCGCCACCTCCTCAACAAAGTCTACCGCCTCCAGTTCAGCTTCCAAACCAGTTTCCTCAGCCACAGATTCCTCCTGTTCCTCAGCGTGATCCTTATTTCCCACCCCCAGCTCAAGCCTCAGAAGCTTCGAATCAGCAGTTCCATCTTCCTCCCCCCCAGcagccacctccacctccacctcaaGCAGGTCTGCCTCATCACCAATACCAAACAGTTCCTCAACCTCAGTTTTCACAGCCACCGCCTCCACCACCACAGCACCCAAGCATGGCACCGGTAAATCCTCCTCAACCACCAGTACCCCACCATCCCGAAGAGACGCCATATATTCCATCCCAGACCTACCCCCCAAGCCTCCGTCAGCCCCCTGCTCAGCCACCTAGTGGGCCTCCTCCGCCCCAACAGTTTTATGGGGCTACCCCCCAGATGTACGAGCCACCACCCAGCAGGTCTAGTTCAGGATTTTCTGCTCCATACAGCCAGCCATCTGGGCCTAGTGAGATGCAGTATGGAGGAGCTCCACAGTATGGTAGCGGCTCCCCCATGAAATCTCAGCAACATTCACAGAGTGGTGGAATTGGTTATCCACAGCTCCCAACTGCTCGGGTACTTCCTCATGCTCTACCCACCGCATCTGCAATGAGTGGCAACTCAGGATCCAGTGGAACTGGAAACAGGGTTCCTGTAGATGACGTGGTTGACAAAGTGACAAGCATGGGTTTCCCGAGAGACCAGGTTAGGGGTACTGTTCGGAGGTTGACCGAGAATGGACAGCCTGTGGATTTGAACATAGTGCTAGACAAGTTAATGAACGATTCTGATGTCCAGCCCCCTAGAGGTTGGTTCGGTCGATGA
- the LOC104422632 gene encoding oleosin 18.2 kDa produces MADRDRDRDRDRPHQIQVHPQHRYNTGPGGKGYNMSEGGPSAGKVLAVMAMLPAGGILLGLAGITFVGTLIGLCLTTPLFIIFSPVLVPAALVVGLAVTGFLTSGAFGLTALSSLSRVANYIRQVTGTSPEQMAEHAKRRLADTAGYVGQKTKEAGQQVQSKAQEVGGERGGAGGGRT; encoded by the coding sequence ATGGCGGACCGCGACCGCGATAGGGACCGCGACCGTCCCCACCAGATCCAAGTCCATCCGCAGCACCGCTACAACACTGGCCCCGGTGGCAAGGGCTACAACATGTCTGAGGGGGGACCGTCTGCGGGCAAGGTCCTCGCGGTCATGGCGATGCTCCCCGCGGGGGGCAtcctcctcggcctcgccgggatcACCTTCGTCGGGACCCTCATCGGGCTCTGCTTGACCACCCCgctgttcatcatcttcagcCCCGTGCTCGTGCCGGCTGCGCTGGTGGTCGGGCTCGCCGTGACGGGCTTCCTCACGTCGGGGGCATTCGGGCTGACAGCGCTGTCGTCCCTCTCACGGGTGGCGAACTACATAAGGCAGGTGACCGGCACGTCGCCGGAGCAGATGGCAGAGCATGCAAAGCGGCGGCTTGCGGACACCGCCGGGTACGTGGGCCAGAAGACGAAGGAGGCAGGCCAGCAGGTGCAGAGCAAGGCCCAAGAAGTCGGCGGTGAGCGCGGCGGTGCTGGTGGAGGGAGGACTTGA
- the LOC104422629 gene encoding probable galactinol--sucrose galactosyltransferase 5 yields the protein MASSKAASALSPMSDDASVQHVITLDGQGRTFSVNGHPFLSDVPGNVVATPSPYGGKAGCFVGFDAAEDESRHVAPVGRLQGIRFMSIFRFKVWWTTHWIGSKGRDLESETQLMMLERSDSGRPYVVLLPLLEGPFRASLQPGDDDYVDICVESGSTKVATSKFRAVLYMQAGEDPFALVKDAIKVARAHLGTFKLLEEKTPPGIVDKFGWCTWDAFYLTVHPQGIWDGVAGLVKGGCPPGLVLIDDGWQSIGHDADPITKEGINQTVAGEQMPCRLLKFQENYKFRDYMSPRARRGGPKGMGAFVKDLKEEFGSVEYVYVWHAFCGYWGGLRPEVPGLPDCTVIKPKLSPGLEMTMQDLAVDKIVSTGVGMVPPEHADQMYEGLHSHLESVGIDGVKVDVIHLLEMLCEDYGGRVELAKAYYKALTASVNKHFKGNGVIASMEHCNDFMFLGTEAITLGRVGDDFWCTDPSGDPNGTFWLQGCHMVHCAYNSLWMGNFIHPDWDMFQSTHPCAEFHAASRAISGGPIYVSDTVGKHDFQLLKTLVLPDGSILRCEYYALPTRDCLFEDPLHDGKTMLKIWNLNKYTGVVGAFNCQGGGWSRESRQNQCFSQFSKTVASKTSPMDIEWNSGENPIPIEGAQGFAIYMFKSKKLILSKPSEDIEISLKPFNFELLTVSPITVLTGKPVQFAAIGLANMLNTGGAIQSLSYKGNSVEVGVRGAGEMRVYASVEPRACKIDGRDVLFEYEEHMVIVQVPWTGSGKLSKVDYLF from the exons ATGGCTTCGAGCAAGGCCGCATCCGCTCTCTCCCCCATGTCCGACGATGCCTCCGTGCAGCACGTGATCACATTGGACGGCCAGGGCCGGACCTTCTCGGTCAACGGCCACCCGTTCCTCTCCGACGTCCCCGGCAACGTCGTCGCCACCCCTTCGCCCTATGGCGGCAAGGCAGGGTGCTTCGTGGGGTTCGACGCTGCCGAGGACGAGAGCCGGCATGTGGCGCCGGTTGGGAGGCTGCAGGGCATCCGGTTCATGAGCATATTCCGGTTCAAGGTGTGGTGGACGACTCACTGGATCGGATCCAAGGGCCGAGATCTCGAGAGCGAGACTCAGCTGATGATGCTGGAGAGGTCGGATTCGGGCCGCCCGTATGTGGTGCTGCTTCCGCTCCTGGAGGGCCCTTTTCGTGCTTCTCTTCAACCCG GTGACGACGATTACGTTGACATTTGCGTCGAGAGCGGCTCAACCAAAGTCGCCACGAGCAAGTTCCGGGCGGTCCTCTACATGCAAGCGGGCGAGGACCCGTTCGCCCTGGTCAAGGACGCCATAAAGGTGGCCCGGGCTCACCTCGGCACCTTCAAGCTCCTCGAGGAGAAGACCCCACCGGGCATCGTGGACAAGTTCGGGTGGTGCACTTGGGACGCGTTCTACCTCACCGTGCACCCTCAGGGCATATGGGACGGCGTCGCAGGCCTCGTCAAGGGCGGGTGCCCGCCCGGGCTCGTCCTGATTGACGATGGGTGGCAATCGATCGGCCACGACGCAGACCCGATCACTAAGGAAGGCATTAACCAGACCGTGGCCGGCGAGCAGATGCCCTGCAGGCTCTTGAAGTTCCAAGAGAACTACAAGTTCAGGGACTACATGAGCCCAAGGGCGAGGCGCGGCGGACCCAAGGGAATGGGGGCCTTCGTTAAGGACCTTAAGGAGGAGTTCGGGTCGGTGGAGTATGTCTACGTGTGGCACGCGTTCTGCGGGTATTGGGGCGGGCTCAGGCCGGAGGTGCCGGGCCTGCCGGATTGTACCGTGATCAAGCCCAAGTTGTCGCCCGGGCTCGAGATGACGATGCAGGATCTGGCCGTCGACAAGATTGTGAGCACCGGGGTGGGGATGGTCCCGCCGGAGCACGCGGATCAGATGTACGAGGGGCTTCACTCGCACTTGGAGTCCGTGGGCATCGATGGCGTCAAGGTGGATGTCATTCAC TTGCTGGAAATGCTGTGTGAAGATTATGGTGGGAGAGTAGAGCTTGCCAAGGCCTACTACAAAGCCTTGACAGCTTCTGTTAATAAACATTTCAAGGGAAATGGTGTGATTGCTAGCATGGAACACTGCAACGATTTCATGTTCCTCGGCACGGAAGCTATCACCCTCGGTCGTGTCG GTGATGATTTCTGGTGCACCGATCCATCAGGCGATCCCAACGGCACGTTCTGGCTCCAAGGGTGTCACATGGTGCATTGCGCTTACAACAGCCTGTGGATGGGCAACTTCATCCACCCGGATTGGGACATGTTCCAGTCGACGCACCCGTGTGCTGAGTTCCATGCTGCCTCCCGAGCCATCTCCGGTGGCCCTATCTATGTGAGCGACACGGTAGGAAAGCATGACTTCCAGCTGCTCAAGACCCTCGTGTTGCCTGATGGGTCCATCCTGAGATGTGAATACTATGCCCTCCCGACTCGGGATTGCCTCTTTGAAGATCCTCTCCATGATGGCAAGACCATGCTCAAAATATGGAACCTTAACAAA TATACGGGGGTCGTCGGTGCATTCAACTGCCAAGGAGGAGGATGGTCTCGTGAATCGAGACAAAATCAATGCTTCTCCCAGTTCTCAAAAACGGTGGCCTCCAAGACCAGCCCCATGGACATTGAATGGAACAGCGGCGAGAACCCTATACCTATTGAAGGAGCACAAGGATTTGCCATTTACATGTTTAAGTCCAAGAAGCTTATTCTCTCAAAGCCCTCTGAAGACATAGAAATCTCACTGAAGCCATTCAACTTCGAGCTCCTAACCGTTTCTCCGATAACCGTCTTGACCGGGAAACCGGTGCAGTTTGCCGCAATCGGCTTGGCCAACATGCTCAACACTGGCGGAGCTATTCAGTCCTTGTCCTATAAGGGTAATTCGGTCGAAGTCGGGGTGAGGGGAGCAGGGGAAATGAGGGTCTACGCCTCTGTCGAACCGAGAGCCTGCAAAATTGATGGGCGCGACGTCCTTTTCGAATACGAGGAGCACATGGTCATTGTTCAAGTTCCATGGACTGGTTCTGGAAAACTGTCCAAGGTTGATTACCTATTCTAG
- the LOC104422631 gene encoding protein ANTHESIS POMOTING FACTOR 1, with translation MATIAALDDDMVRSMSIGAVFSDFVGKLNSLDFHRKDDILVTAGEDDSVRLYDIANARLLKTTFHKKHGTDRVCFTHHPNSLICSSTKNLDTGESLRYISMYDNRSLRYFKGHKQRVVSLCMSPINDSFMSGSLDHSVRMWDLRVNACQGILRLRGRPTVAYDQQGLVFAVAMEGGAIKLFDSRSYDKGPFDAFLVGGDTSEVCDIKFSNDGKSVLLSTTNNNIYVLDAYAGDKQCGFNLEPSPSTPIEASFSPDGQYVVSGSGDGTLHAWNISRRNEVACWNSHIGVASCLKWAPRRAMFVAASTVLTFWIPNSEPELASAKGEAGVPPEQV, from the exons ATGGCAACGATCGCGGCGCTTGACGACGACATGGTCCGCAGCATGTCGATCGGAGCCGTTTTCTCCGACTTC GTTGGGAAATTAAATTCGCTTGATTTTCACCGTAAGGATGATATTTTGGTCACGGCCGGCGAGGATGATTCAGTGAGATTGTATGATATTGCAAATGCCAG GTTGCTCAAGACCACCTTTCACAAGAAACATGGCACTGATCGTGTGTGCTTTACTCATCATCCAAACTCCCTCATATGCTCTTCAACCAAAAACTTAGATACTGGAG AGTCCTTAAGATATATATCAATGTATGATAACCGAAGCCTCCGCTACTTTAAGGGACACAAACAGAG AGTTGTTTCCCTGTGCATGTCTCCAATCAATGATAGCTTCATGTCAGGCTCTCTTGACCACAGCGTGAGAATGTGGGATCTCCGTGTGAATGCTTGCCAG GGAATTCTGCGTCTACGTGGCAGACCTACTGTTGCATATGACCAGCAGGGTCTTGTCTTTGCTGTAGCTATGGAAGGGGGTGCTATCAAATTGTTTGATTCACGCTCTTACGACAAG GGCCCCTTTGATGCCTTTTTAGTTGGTGGAGATACATCTGAGGTCTGTGATATCAAGTTCAGCAATGATGGAAAATCAGTGCTATTATCAACCACAAACAACAACATCTATGTTCTCGATGCATATGCAGGAGATAAG CAATGTGGATTCAATTTAGAACCATCTCCAAGTACACCGATAGAGGCAAGTTTTTCACCAGATGGCCAGTACGTTGTATCAG GCTCAGGAGATGGAACTTTGCATGCATGGAATATCAGCAGGCGAAATGAG GTAGCATGTTGGAATAGCCATATTGGCGTCGCATCATGCTTGAAATGGGCTCCTCGTCGGGCCATGTTCGTAGCGGCATCTACTGTCCTCACTTTCTGGATTCCAAATTCCGAGCCCGAGCTTGCTTCTGCCAAAGGCGAGGCCGGAGTTCCACCAGAACAAGTTTAA